A window of Desulfobulbus oralis genomic DNA:
CGCGCTCTCGGACGTCTACGCCATGGGCGGCAGGCCGCTTTTGTGCATGAATCTCCTGTGCTGTCCTACAGGCAGCATGGAGGACACGGTTTTTCGGGAAATTCTGGAAGGCGGGCTGGATGCGATCGGCGAGGCTGGAGCGCTCCTGGTGGGGGGGCATTCCGTGGAGGATGCGGAGCTGAAGTACGGGCTGTCTGTGACCGGGGTGGTGCAGCCGGAGCGGCTTTTGACCAATGCGGGCGCCCGTCCCGGGGATGTGCTGCTTTTGACCAAGCCGCTTGGGTGCGGCGTTCTGGCCACGGCGCTGAAAGGCGGTCTGCTGCCGGAAGCTGCCGAGGCCGCCCTGATCCGGGCCATGGCCACGCTGAACCGTGCGCCGATTGCGGTTCTGGAGGGGATGCCGGAAGAACTCCGGGCGGAGGTGCACGCCTGCACCGATGTCACGGGCTTCGGCCTGATCGGCCATGCCCACGAAATGGCCGCAGCCTCGAAGACGAGTCTGCATATCGCAAGCGCGGAGGTGCCGCTTTTGCCGGAGGCGCTCGAGATGGCGGGCATGGGCATGATTCCGGCCGGCGCCTATCGCAACCGGAACCATTACCGCTCTGTCCTGCACTCGACGCTGCCTGAAGATGGGGTGGCCGCCATGCTGGCCTTTGACCCGCAAACATCAGGCGGCCTGCTGCTGGCGCTCTCGGCTGCTGCCGCGGAAGCGCTGCTTTTGGGGCTCGAGGCAGCGGGCTATGGCCAGCCTGCCGCCCTGATCGGCAGGGTGGAGGCGACAGCCGCAGGCCGCATCTTTCTGGAGTGAAGGGCAGCCCTTGCGGGGCCGGTTTCTGGAGCCGCAAGCCTGCAATCGACCAGGCGCTTCGGGATCGGCCGTTGCAGTCTGGGCCGGCTAAAAGGCGTAACCGATCATCAGCCGGATGCCGTTCAGGGGCACATTCGGGTCTGCGCTGCCGGCATTCGAGATGTGGTGATAGCGTGCCTCGAAGAGCAGGGCGTGCAGATCGTCCAGCTGGTAGCGCAGGCCGCCGGCGAACTGGTAATTTCCGTTCCAGTGCGCGCCCATGCCCGGAATGTCGGCAAAGCTGTAGAGGATGCCGCCGCCGCCGAACACGTAGGGCTGCCAGCAGTCGTCGGCCGTAAAGGTGTAGGCAGCCAGCAGGTTCAGCCCTGCCATGGCCGAGGTGTCGAAACCCGGTCCGCCGACTACGGTGAGCGGCAGCTCGATCAGGGTATCGTGCCGGCCCGCCCACCAGCCGGAGCCGATGCCGTCGATGGTCAGATGGCTGTAGCGGGGCGCAAATTCAAAGCTGTGCACCCGCTCCTCGGTCTGGCCCCAGCCCGGAAAGCTCTGGCCGTAACCGAACATGAGGGCCCAGTAGTCGTCCGCCGTGTTCCAGAATTCCGCCCGGGCAGGGATGGCCTGCAGCATTGTCAGGGTGTAGAGGCTCAATAGGAACACAGCACAGGTCAGGCCTTGTTGTTTTCTTTGCATGGTTTTCTCCATTACAGGACAGATCGGGTCTTTCGCTTCAGTATTCCGCAGAAAAAAATATCCTGCGCTGCATTGTCGGCCGGAAGAATGCCCGTGATGACCACGGGTGGCGCCAGCAGCCGTTGTCAGCCAGGGAAAAACAGCATGTGCCCGCAAAGGGCGACATATCAACCTTCCCCATTCCTTAAAGATTGCATGGCGCCGGAGTTGGGGGGCAGCGCGCATCGAAGTCGGTTTGAACGTTTGTTATGGCCTGTCGCGCAAATATGAGACATGCCTGTTGCCAAAGGCTGATTGTGGAGCAGCAGACGTTATTACCGCTTGACAACAGGACGGACCGAAAGCTTTTATGAGTTTGAGAAGTGCCTTTAATTCACGTGGCGGATACGGCAACCCTATGCCTTTTACAGCTAAACCAGCTAACTTGGATCTGCGATCCGAATCAATGTGCTCAGTCTGGCGTCGGAGACTGTTATAGATCTTGCATTTTAGGACTTTACCAAAAGGTGACTTGAAATCTGCAAGCACAAAATCAGTACCGATTTCAATTGCAGAAAGCTTGCCAGATTCAATGCCAGCAATGATATTCTCGATAATCGATGCATTGTCTACAGCATCATGCCCAATCGTTGGCAGCTCAGCATATTCAATCAATCTATCCTGATTATCTGCAATCCATTGCTTCAACTTGTCGATATTGTGGTTGATGTTCTTTGCAGTCATAACAACATGGGTATCGGGTCCATCCTCTCCGCTCCGGCAGGATACCACCGGAAACTCCGCTTTGCCAGGCCGAAACAGCGGGTTTGCACCAGAAGCCCCAGAGGGTGCGGCCTGCACCGTTTTGCCCTTTTTCCCTGTTAGCGCCTCGAATATGCAATTGCCGCCCTTTCCCGAATCACCGCCGCAGCCTGCTTCGCCGGATGACGCGTCATCCGGCCCGGAGACTCCGCTTATCATTGCCCGGGGCAGCCGCGAGGAGCTGGGCAATCTGGTGCTGCTGCTGGCAGCCTTGGGCATTGCCTACACCTGGCGTATGCACAGCGGCCAGCTCCTGGTGGCTGCCAGGGATGCGGAACGGGTCCTTGAAGAGTGGCGGCGCTATGCCGACGAGAACGCCGCTTGGCCAGAGTCCCCAGCCCCGATGCTCGAACAGACAGCCCTGCCGCCCACGCTGCTCTGTATGGCAGCGCTGGCAATCTTTTTTGCCTGCACCGGCCCCTGGACAGAGGGCAATCCCTGGTTTGCCACAGGTGCGGTGGACAGTCAGGCCATTGTGCAGGGCCAGTGGTGGCGGCTGGTAACCGCGCTCACCCTGCACGCGGATTTCAACCATCTTCTGGGCAATGTGCTGATCGGCGGCCTCATGCTCCACCTGCTCTGCCGTCGTATGGGCTATGGCTTGGGCTGGTTCCTGACGCTTGCCGCCGCGGTGCTGGCCAATTGGTGCAATGTGGTATTGCGGCAGGGGCCACATCTCTCGGTAGGTTTTTCCACTGCGGTCTTTGCAGCGATCGGCCTCCTGTGCGGCAGCAGCGTTTACCGGGGCCGCTGGCGGCTCTTCAGGGCGCTGGCCCCTCTGGGGGCGGGTGTGGGGCTGCTGGTCATGCTGGGCATGGAGGGGGAACGCACTGACCTGGGCGCCCATCTCTTCGGCTTTGCCTGTGGCGCGACGCTCGGCCTGGCTTGCCGGCCGGGCCCTTTGTCAGGGCGCCTGCGCCGCGAGCTGAGCCAGTTTCTGGTCTTTGCTCTGGCCTGCACCGTGGTGTTGGCCTCGTGGCATGCGGCGTGGCGATAGCCGCAGAGACTCTGTCATGGCAGGCTTTCTGATCGGGATCGCCTTCCTCTCGGGCCCCTTTTTTTCGCAGGCGCCTTTCCTTCTGCCGGCGCTTTCATCTTTCGGCAAAGTCCCTTGACGCCTTTTCCCGGGCCGCGTACATTGGGCCGACTTGTACCTTCTTCCCAATTAAATAGGGGCCCGCGTCCGAATCGCGTGGCCCGCTGTGCAAACCCGGAGTCCTTTTATGCCCATGAACGAACAACCTCCCTGGGGTCGCAAAAAAAAGCCCAGCGCCCCGGAGGATATTCTGGCTCAGATCATTCAGGCCATCCGTGACTTTTTTGAAGGTCAGGGCAATGGCAAAAACCGGAAAACCGAGGGGCCGGGAGTGGACAAAACCCAGCCGGACAACACCAGGGGCGGCGCTCTGCTCGCTGCCTTTGTGGTTGCGCTGGTCATCCTGCAACTGGGCCTGTCGGCCTTTTTCACCATTGCGCCGGGCGAGGTGGGCGTGGTTCAGCGCTTCGGCAGGTACGACCGGACCACCGAGCCGGGCCTGCACCTGAAGATTCCCTACATCGAGCAGCTCACCAAGGTGGATGTGGAACGGGTGCGCAAGGAGGAATTTGGCTTCCGTTCCAGCGGCCAGGGCCAGAACTCCCGCTTCGACCGTACCGATTACGAAATGGAATCCCTGATGCTGACCGGCGATAAAAACGTCATCGAAATGGCGTGGATCGTCCAGTACAAGGTCAGCGATCCGGTGCACTTTCTCTTCAAGGTGCGGGACGTGCCCCAGGCCGTGCGGGATGTTTCGGAAATGGTCATCCGCCGGCTGGTGGGCAACATGGATTTCGACTATGTGCTCGGCAACCGCGACGCCCTGGCCGCTGCCGCGCGGCAGGAACTGCAGGATGAGCTGAACGACCTGGAGGCCGGCATCAGCGTTTTCACCATCCAGCTGCAGGACATCAACCCGCCGGAGCCGGTCAAGCCGGCCTTCAACGAGGTCAACGAGGCGGATCAGGACATGATGCGGCTCGTGAACGAGGCGGAAAAGGTCTACAACGAGATCATTCCCAAGGCCCGGGGCAGCGCCAAGCAGATCGTGGAAGAGGCGCATGGCTACGCGGTCGAACGCGTGAACCGGGCCCGGGGCGAAGTGGCCCGCTTTCAGGCCATCCTGAAGGAATATCAGGGCTCGGAGCAGGTGACCCGGCAGCGCATGTTCCTGGAAACCATGGAGGAGATCCTGCCCAAAACCGAGCGGCTCTACATCATGGAAGAGGGTCGGAATGCGGCCCTGCCGCTGATCAACCTTTCCGCGCCGCCGCCCCAAAAAACCGAGCAAAAGACCGGGCAACAGCCCTGATGAGAGACGGACCAAACGCCATGAACAACAAATTTTTCTTTCCCGCTGCCCTTGCCGTGGTGGCCTTTCTGCTCTGGAATTCCTGCTTTGTGCTCAGCGAGGGTCAGCAGGCGGTTATCACCCAGTTCGGCAAGCCGATACGCCAGCTTACCGAGGCAGGCCTCAAGTTCAAGAAGCCGTTCATCCAGCAGGTGCACTATTTCGAGAAAAAAATTCTCATCTGGAACGGCGACTCCAACCAGATCCCAACGAACGACAAGACCTATATCTATATGGAAAACACGGCCCGCTGGCGCATCAGCAATGCCTTGCTTTTCATGCAGGCCGTGGGCAGCGAGACGCGGGCACGCACGCTTCTGGACGACATTCTGGACGGCACGGTGCGGGATCTGGTCAACAAGAACGACCTGATTGAAATCATCCGCAGTTCCGACTGGTCCAGGGATTTTACCGACTCGACCGTTCAGCATGCGCCGGAGGACATGAAAAAACCGAAATACGGCCGTGACCAGATCAGCAAGATGGTGGTGGCGGCGGCCTCGAAAATCACGCCGC
This region includes:
- the selD gene encoding selenide, water dikinase SelD, with protein sequence MSNKKIRLTGAVRAAGUAAKLGPGSLGQLLSGLKVPADPRLLVGLATGDDAGVYLLNSETALIQTVDFFTPMVDEPFAFGRIAAANALSDVYAMGGRPLLCMNLLCCPTGSMEDTVFREILEGGLDAIGEAGALLVGGHSVEDAELKYGLSVTGVVQPERLLTNAGARPGDVLLLTKPLGCGVLATALKGGLLPEAAEAALIRAMATLNRAPIAVLEGMPEELRAEVHACTDVTGFGLIGHAHEMAAASKTSLHIASAEVPLLPEALEMAGMGMIPAGAYRNRNHYRSVLHSTLPEDGVAAMLAFDPQTSGGLLLALSAAAAEALLLGLEAAGYGQPAALIGRVEATAAGRIFLE
- a CDS encoding acyloxyacyl hydrolase, translating into MQRKQQGLTCAVFLLSLYTLTMLQAIPARAEFWNTADDYWALMFGYGQSFPGWGQTEERVHSFEFAPRYSHLTIDGIGSGWWAGRHDTLIELPLTVVGGPGFDTSAMAGLNLLAAYTFTADDCWQPYVFGGGGILYSFADIPGMGAHWNGNYQFAGGLRYQLDDLHALLFEARYHHISNAGSADPNVPLNGIRLMIGYAF
- a CDS encoding rhomboid family intramembrane serine protease, yielding MQLPPFPESPPQPASPDDASSGPETPLIIARGSREELGNLVLLLAALGIAYTWRMHSGQLLVAARDAERVLEEWRRYADENAAWPESPAPMLEQTALPPTLLCMAALAIFFACTGPWTEGNPWFATGAVDSQAIVQGQWWRLVTALTLHADFNHLLGNVLIGGLMLHLLCRRMGYGLGWFLTLAAAVLANWCNVVLRQGPHLSVGFSTAVFAAIGLLCGSSVYRGRWRLFRALAPLGAGVGLLVMLGMEGERTDLGAHLFGFACGATLGLACRPGPLSGRLRRELSQFLVFALACTVVLASWHAAWR
- the hflK gene encoding FtsH protease activity modulator HflK, which encodes MNEQPPWGRKKKPSAPEDILAQIIQAIRDFFEGQGNGKNRKTEGPGVDKTQPDNTRGGALLAAFVVALVILQLGLSAFFTIAPGEVGVVQRFGRYDRTTEPGLHLKIPYIEQLTKVDVERVRKEEFGFRSSGQGQNSRFDRTDYEMESLMLTGDKNVIEMAWIVQYKVSDPVHFLFKVRDVPQAVRDVSEMVIRRLVGNMDFDYVLGNRDALAAAARQELQDELNDLEAGISVFTIQLQDINPPEPVKPAFNEVNEADQDMMRLVNEAEKVYNEIIPKARGSAKQIVEEAHGYAVERVNRARGEVARFQAILKEYQGSEQVTRQRMFLETMEEILPKTERLYIMEEGRNAALPLINLSAPPPQKTEQKTGQQP
- the hflC gene encoding protease modulator HflC yields the protein MNNKFFFPAALAVVAFLLWNSCFVLSEGQQAVITQFGKPIRQLTEAGLKFKKPFIQQVHYFEKKILIWNGDSNQIPTNDKTYIYMENTARWRISNALLFMQAVGSETRARTLLDDILDGTVRDLVNKNDLIEIIRSSDWSRDFTDSTVQHAPEDMKKPKYGRDQISKMVVAAASKITPQYGIELIDVMFKRVNYIDTVREKVYDRMISERKRIAAEKRATGEGQKAEILGRVDREFREITSNAKKQGLEIRGKADAEATHIYAAAYNADPEFYAFQKSLESYRSVLGANSTLMLSPSSDFLRYLQSPRKP